In Ignavibacteriota bacterium, a genomic segment contains:
- a CDS encoding 1-deoxy-D-xylulose-5-phosphate reductoisomerase: MKALALFGSTGSIGGSTLDVVRAHPEHFSVRYLAARSSVDRLCAQVEEFAPRAVAVEDRAAAARVRERVGNRTEVLEGAGGLLELARRDDYDMLVSSLVGFAGMRPTIAAIEAGKAVALANKETLVVAGEIITRLLATHRVPFLPIDSEHSAIMQCLAGETTESIARIVLTASGGPFRGRSRAELATVTRKQALKHPNWSMGHKITIDSATLMNKGLEVIEAHWLFSVPGERIDVLVHPQSIIHSMVEFTDGSVKAQLGPPDMKLPIHFALSWPDRRAAAYPRLDFSATTSLTFEAPDPGTFRCLALAYEALHAGGTAPAILNAANEVAVAAFLDETIGFLDIPAIIEECLSTLPVAAASDIDTVVAADHETRRLARHLAAGRAVNAVHTA; this comes from the coding sequence ATGAAAGCCCTCGCGCTGTTCGGATCCACCGGATCCATCGGCGGCAGCACGCTTGATGTCGTGCGCGCCCATCCGGAGCATTTTTCCGTCCGCTACCTTGCGGCCCGCAGCAGCGTCGACCGCCTGTGCGCGCAGGTGGAGGAGTTCGCTCCTCGCGCGGTGGCAGTGGAAGACCGCGCTGCGGCGGCTCGCGTCCGCGAACGGGTCGGTAACCGTACCGAGGTGCTCGAGGGCGCCGGCGGACTCTTGGAACTCGCCCGCCGCGACGATTACGACATGCTCGTGAGCAGTCTCGTGGGTTTTGCCGGCATGCGTCCGACCATCGCCGCCATCGAGGCGGGCAAAGCCGTGGCGCTCGCCAACAAGGAGACACTTGTTGTCGCCGGAGAAATCATCACACGCCTGCTCGCGACACACCGCGTGCCCTTCCTGCCCATCGACAGCGAACACAGCGCCATCATGCAGTGCCTCGCCGGTGAAACGACCGAGAGCATCGCGCGCATCGTTCTCACCGCGAGCGGCGGACCCTTCCGCGGCCGCAGCCGCGCCGAACTGGCCACTGTCACCCGCAAACAGGCGCTCAAACATCCGAATTGGTCGATGGGGCACAAGATCACCATCGACAGCGCCACACTCATGAACAAGGGTCTGGAGGTCATCGAGGCGCACTGGTTGTTCTCCGTTCCCGGCGAGCGGATCGATGTGCTTGTACATCCGCAGTCCATCATTCATTCGATGGTGGAATTCACCGACGGCTCGGTGAAAGCGCAGCTTGGTCCGCCCGACATGAAACTGCCGATACACTTCGCCCTGTCCTGGCCCGACCGGCGGGCGGCCGCGTATCCGCGCCTCGATTTTAGCGCCACGACCTCGCTCACGTTCGAAGCCCCCGATCCCGGCACATTCCGCTGCCTTGCGCTCGCGTACGAGGCCCTTCATGCAGGCGGCACGGCGCCCGCGATTCTCAACGCCGCGAACGAGGTTGCCGTCGCGGCCTTCCTCGATGAAACCATCGGCTTCCTCGACATCCCCGCCATTATCGAGGAATGCCTCTCCACACTCCCCGTCGCCGCCGCCTCCGACATCGACACGGTGGTAGCGGCGGATCACGAAACACGCCGCCTGGCCCGCCATCTCGCGGCCGGGCGCGCGGTCAACGCTGTCCACACCGCATAA
- a CDS encoding asparagine synthetase B, producing the protein MTRFLLAAALAVLSFVPAAAQQKILIPMDLQQTDHLRAYGIAYWVLSRGMEIDWLLNYRGGSFMMPYQSFIENECRVRGVSFSSIDGGQASQIYAEVQGTDGNTDVVKLEKPPRIAVYVPPNFQPWDDAVTLALEYAQVHYDKVWDEEVLKGKLYEYDWLHLHHEDFTGQYGKFYAQFSTTPWYMQQVAIHEAMAKQLGYRKVSDMKKAVARAIKDYVGSGGFMFGMCSATDSYDIALAAEGTDMCDVMYDGDPPDVDCQERLDYTKCFAFTDFKLVMNPLEYEYSDIDMTPAFGGRPDADYFTLFDFSAKYDPVPTMLTQNHVNVIPGFLGQTTAFKKPLVKKSVIILGQKDNTDEVKYLHGNFGRGTFTWYGGHDPEDYQHQVGDPPTDLALHKNSPGYRLILNNILFPAAKKKQQKT; encoded by the coding sequence ATGACCCGTTTCCTCCTCGCCGCCGCACTCGCGGTGCTGAGTTTCGTGCCCGCGGCGGCGCAGCAGAAAATTCTCATACCCATGGATCTGCAGCAGACGGATCACCTCCGCGCCTACGGCATCGCCTACTGGGTCCTGTCCCGTGGAATGGAAATCGACTGGCTGCTGAATTACCGCGGCGGCAGTTTCATGATGCCGTATCAGTCCTTCATCGAAAACGAGTGCCGTGTGCGCGGTGTGTCGTTCTCGTCGATCGACGGCGGCCAGGCGTCGCAGATCTACGCAGAAGTACAGGGCACCGACGGCAACACCGATGTCGTGAAGCTCGAGAAGCCGCCGCGCATCGCGGTGTATGTTCCGCCCAACTTCCAACCCTGGGACGACGCGGTGACGCTTGCGCTCGAATACGCGCAGGTGCATTACGACAAGGTGTGGGACGAAGAAGTGCTCAAGGGCAAACTCTACGAGTACGACTGGCTGCACCTGCATCACGAGGACTTCACCGGCCAGTACGGCAAGTTCTACGCGCAGTTCAGCACCACGCCCTGGTACATGCAGCAGGTTGCCATCCACGAGGCGATGGCGAAGCAGCTCGGGTACAGGAAAGTGTCGGATATGAAGAAGGCCGTGGCCCGCGCCATCAAGGACTATGTCGGGAGCGGTGGTTTTATGTTCGGCATGTGTTCCGCCACCGACAGCTACGACATCGCGCTGGCGGCCGAGGGCACCGACATGTGCGACGTGATGTACGACGGTGATCCGCCCGATGTCGATTGCCAGGAGCGGCTGGATTACACAAAGTGTTTCGCCTTCACCGATTTCAAGCTGGTGATGAATCCGCTCGAATACGAGTACAGCGACATCGACATGACACCCGCCTTCGGCGGACGGCCCGACGCCGACTATTTCACACTCTTTGATTTTTCCGCCAAGTACGATCCGGTCCCCACCATGCTTACACAGAATCACGTGAATGTGATTCCCGGTTTTCTCGGACAGACCACCGCGTTCAAGAAACCCCTCGTGAAAAAAAGTGTGATCATTCTGGGGCAGAAGGACAACACCGACGAGGTGAAATACCTGCACGGCAATTTCGGACGCGGAACCTTCACCTGGTACGGCGGGCACGATCCCGAGGACTATCAGCATCAGGTTGGTGACCCGCCGACGGATCTCGCGCTGCATAAAAACTCACCGGGTTACCGGCTCATCTTGAACAACATCCTCTTCCCCGCGGCGAAGAAGAAGCAGCAGAAGACGTGA
- a CDS encoding tetratricopeptide repeat protein, with protein sequence MKLFPVPFALLLLMFLGAATRLPAQVADEPSTLRLAQVYEQSGKWDDALRFYQILHDSHPANPSYFDGVRRMLMQLKRYDEVITLLRARIGTSPREVMNRVHLGTALYRKGDTDGAVKAWDDAITLEPQNAGVYQAVSDEALACRMYPRAVEVLQRGRDVLRSPRLFVMEIARAYTMDMKFDKAMEEYIRYMMENPGAIWSIQQHIAQFSEIPAGLEAALRVTRRAADDNPSDATIRTLLAWLYMEGKDYSSARTVYTEMDRIRGTSGLELFAFAQRAYNDKAYEPAMKAFADVAAQYPRAGFASEAEFLHARCAEELALTSLDAAPLIPGDTTHNRGSEAVAAYRGVISLYEDIAREAPGTVFGVESRYRIAYITYDKYGDADAALKQLEDLAPMRRNVMGRVDAYTLMGDVILGKGDLARAAEVYGSVLRMGLQSPQDRKAVEFKLAEILYFQGRFDTCIAALEPLFENSSDDIANDALALSLFVQQFRAPSYEALKAYARAVFLERRRKLGDAAAQLRDLIERFPTAPVSDQAWLRLGTVQRAMDRPRDAAATYEDFLAKNPESLLRDQVLSALGGALEELPGETQRAIDTYQRLLNEHPASIHAAHARQRILALRKGQS encoded by the coding sequence ATGAAACTCTTTCCCGTCCCGTTCGCTCTTTTGTTGCTGATGTTCCTCGGCGCGGCGACTCGTCTTCCGGCTCAGGTGGCCGACGAACCGAGCACGTTGCGGCTCGCGCAAGTGTACGAGCAGTCGGGCAAATGGGATGATGCGCTCCGGTTTTATCAGATCCTCCACGACAGCCACCCGGCCAACCCCTCGTACTTCGACGGCGTGCGCCGCATGCTGATGCAGCTCAAGCGCTACGACGAGGTTATTACCCTGTTGCGGGCGCGCATCGGCACGAGTCCGCGCGAGGTGATGAACCGCGTGCACCTCGGCACGGCGTTGTACCGCAAGGGGGATACGGACGGCGCGGTGAAGGCGTGGGACGATGCCATCACACTCGAGCCGCAGAATGCGGGTGTGTACCAGGCGGTGAGTGACGAGGCGCTCGCGTGCAGAATGTATCCGCGCGCCGTCGAGGTGCTGCAGAGGGGACGCGATGTGCTGCGTTCGCCGCGCCTCTTTGTAATGGAGATCGCGCGCGCCTACACGATGGACATGAAGTTCGACAAGGCGATGGAGGAGTACATCCGCTACATGATGGAGAACCCCGGCGCCATCTGGTCGATACAGCAGCACATCGCGCAGTTCTCCGAGATCCCCGCGGGACTCGAAGCGGCGCTGCGCGTCACCCGCCGCGCCGCCGACGACAATCCCTCCGACGCGACGATACGCACGCTGCTCGCCTGGCTTTACATGGAGGGCAAGGACTACTCGTCCGCCCGCACCGTGTACACGGAGATGGACCGCATTCGCGGCACGAGCGGCCTCGAGCTGTTCGCGTTTGCGCAGCGCGCATACAATGACAAGGCGTACGAGCCCGCGATGAAGGCCTTCGCCGATGTCGCCGCGCAGTATCCCCGCGCGGGTTTTGCCTCGGAGGCCGAATTCCTGCATGCGCGTTGTGCGGAGGAACTCGCGCTCACCTCGCTCGATGCCGCGCCGCTCATCCCCGGCGACACGACGCACAACCGCGGCAGCGAGGCCGTGGCCGCCTATCGCGGCGTGATTTCGCTGTACGAGGATATTGCGCGTGAAGCGCCCGGCACCGTGTTCGGCGTCGAGAGCCGCTACCGCATCGCCTACATCACGTACGACAAATACGGCGACGCCGACGCGGCGCTGAAACAGCTCGAGGATCTCGCGCCGATGCGCCGCAACGTGATGGGCCGCGTCGACGCCTACACGCTGATGGGAGACGTGATACTCGGGAAGGGCGACCTGGCGCGTGCGGCCGAGGTGTACGGTTCCGTCCTGCGCATGGGACTCCAATCGCCGCAGGACAGGAAGGCCGTCGAATTCAAGCTTGCCGAGATACTGTATTTCCAGGGGCGCTTCGACACCTGCATCGCCGCGTTGGAACCCCTCTTCGAGAACAGCAGCGACGACATCGCCAACGACGCTCTCGCGCTGTCCCTCTTTGTGCAGCAGTTCCGCGCGCCGTCGTACGAAGCCCTGAAGGCCTACGCGCGCGCGGTCTTTCTCGAACGGCGCAGGAAACTGGGCGACGCTGCGGCGCAGCTCCGCGATCTCATCGAACGATTCCCTACAGCGCCGGTGTCGGACCAGGCGTGGCTGCGCCTCGGCACAGTGCAGCGCGCGATGGACAGGCCGCGCGACGCCGCGGCGACCTACGAGGATTTCCTCGCGAAGAATCCGGAAAGTCTGTTGCGGGACCAGGTCCTCTCGGCCCTCGGCGGCGCGCTCGAGGAACTTCCGGGCGAGACGCAGCGGGCCATCGACACATATCAGCGCCTGCTCAACGAACACCCCGCATCCATCCATGCCGCGCACGCGCGGCAGCGCATTCTCGCTTTACGCAAGGGACAATCATGA